The following nucleotide sequence is from Candidatus Micropelagos thuwalensis.
ACTCGGCCTGCTCGATTACGGAAAGTATAAAAAATAAAATCATTTGGTTTGCTTTTAGATTTATATAGGGGGTCGTTGAAGTCCTCCAAATCAAGAACCACAAGTCTATCCCATGAAGTAATATTGAGGTCTAACTGGTTTAGAGTAGCTGAGAGCACTCTTTCACCCTGCTCAAGCTCAAGGCTTATAAGATAATTACCGGTTTCATCCAGGTCGACTTCAGCTAATTCAGAGTCTAAAAAGTCGTGATTAAGGATTATCTTTGATGTGTCACCGCGATATTGTTCAAAAAATATTTTCATCAAATATATCGATAGCTAGCTGATGACTGACCATTATCCGCTACGTCCTGGAGACGCATTTTAGTTCGGCGAAGTGATGTTTTACTTATTATCTCACTTAGGGCCTCTCCATATGCTTGTCCATATCCTCTCACTAAAGGTAGTAAAAATGTTGATGCCGCAAAATCCTTAATATATTCACTGTCGTCTTCATTCTCCATTAGCTGGAAAAACAAATTAATTTGCTTCTGTTTTCTTGTACTCAAACTCAGTCTAGGTAAAGTTTGCCACAACTCAATTTCATCTTCGAACTCATCTCGCATTTGATTAGTGTTATTGGTTTTTTCATTCACTTCTAATATATAGTCGTTCAGGAAATCGGCAGAAAACCCAACAAATGTATCATCAAACTTAATTTCTCCTTGAGGAGCAGTATCTATTAATGACCGGGGGATAATAGGTGTTCGGTCAATAAAGCGTTCAGTTACTTCTTCAGTTGAAACGTCAAAATTAAATGTAAATATGAAGCGAGTTGTAGACGGGATATTAAAGGTCACCCCTTGGACATGAATTTTTCTATGTTCACCTGCAGGAAGACACTCAAATGAGAGAAAATCTGAGAGATAATGCTCTAGTGGAGATAAAGTAGCTTCATCAAAAACCACTGTTTTTACTGGTTCATCTTTATCATTTTCAAGCGTTAGCAATCTCCAAAAGTCTGATGAAAAGTCAAAACTGTTAGTAAATGGATTTTTGTAACCAATAAAGTCTTGGGGGTTTGACCAACCTCGTCCCACTGGAACAAAGTGGTCTACCCTGTGATTACCAGATATCGCTCGTGAAATAATTCTAGCTAAAGCGGTCTTGCCACTTCCAGGCGGAGAATAAAAAGAGACAAAACGATTTGACAATAATATTGCAGAAACTGCTTTTGCATATTCAGGAACTTCAACATAAAAATTTTGTTTCTTTATTCTGTTAGCAATTTCGTTTACGGGGTCTTCGGGGCTTACCAAATTTTCCCATTTTGGTCTTTTCCAATTAACTTGACCCTGGGAAGTATTAACTGTGTTCAATATTTCGAAGAATGGAATTACATCAAGAACTTTTGTTCTAAACTCGCTGACTGACGAAGTAAGTCGCGATTTAAGAGACGCAACTGCTTCTTCTAACCCCTCTCGTTGCTGCTCTAAAGTTAAAACCTCTTCTTCAAAATTATTTTTCTGATCCTCTAGTTTAACCACCTGTTGTTGGATATCTTCCAATTCTTCGATTGAAGAAATTTGCGCCTCTAACTCCAGAATTCTTTTGGCACTAGTGTCTTCATTCTTTCTTTCAACTTCTATTGTTAGAGCTTCAACAACTGTGGTTTGTTGATTTAGTTCTCTTTCTAAGTTATTGATTTTTTGATTTTTTGTATCCATTTCCGCCTTTAGTGTTTGAATTTCATCTAAAAGCTCTGAAGAATTCTCAAATGTGATTTCTCCCTGCTCATCTAATTTAGAACGGGTAACTATTGAAGGAATATCTGAGTCTAATAGAGCCTCACCAATACGCTCAATTAATTTGTCTTCAGAGAGGGCGGCAACTTCAAGAACTTCCTTTAATTTTTCTTTTGTAAAATCTGGTAATTTTGTGGAGGACTCAATTTGAGAAATGAAATCTTTTTTCCCTCTCCGGCCCAGCCTATCTCTCGGATTTAAAGTGTCATTAATCAGTTTTACTGCTTGATTTATTGACATGATGTTTTTTTGAGGAGCGTCAATTGCCTTCAGAGACTCTAAAATTTCATGTCCAATAAAATGATTTCCTAACTTTGTTTCAGTCAGGCAATAGTTAGGCAGCAGCCCTATCTCAGTTTCATAAATGCTATAATCATCCAAATTTGAAAACTCTGGGGTTCTAACAGTTGGGCGAGTAAGTGTTGAACTCCATTTTTGTTTGTTTATATCAAAAGTAGAATTTAAAGACTGGAAAGGACCTTGGAGCAATTCATTTTTTTCTTCATCAAGGGATATCAGGAAAACTAATCCTAAGGGCTTGAAGTTGCTGTCAATTGAAACAACATCTGTGAAATCAATAATTTCTGGAACCCTAATGACGTTAGAAATACCGCTGCTATTGGATAAAGGCGTCCATGAATTATTTATAGTCTGATACTCACATTTTCCTTCCCATCCCACTTCGGTAACTTCAACTAGGAATAATTCCTGCCGAGAAAACTGAGATTTGATATCAGACCATCCAGTCCTTACAAAAACTTCTCCCTCTTTGGGAATATTTTCAGGAGTTGCTGGTTCAAAGCCTATATCCGGGGACTTCTTTTGAACTGCAACAGCATCTAAATAACCAAGATGGTCTTTGTTTTTTGCAGTTTCAGCTAGCCTGGCAATAATTCGCATAAATATCACCCCGAAAAAAATATTATCTAATCACAATTTAAATAAACTTGTGAATAGGAAAAGTTTCCCGAGTTTAATAAAAAATCTAAAAATAAATGGGGATTTAATTGACTTGTTTTTATTTTCAAAGCATTAAAACGAATTTATAAATCAAAGCCACGATGCAAAATATGGCAAAATAAAAAAGGTTTTTTGAAATAATAATCATGCCATTGCTATGCGCGTTTATGTCTTTAGTTGTTTTATCCGCAATGGTAATGGGCTATACAGTTTACGCATGAGGAACACTTTGACGACAAAAGGGGTATCTGAGGGGTATCTAAGATTTCGCAAAAACGAAAAACCTGTTTTAATTGAAGGGGTTACAAAATTATGAATATGTCTTTTCCACTTATGCCCAAAGCTACGGCTGTATGGCTAATAGATAACACAGCACTCAGTTTTGACCAGATTGCTGATTTTTGCGGATTGCACGCACTGGAAGTCAAAGGCATTGCAGACGGCGATGTCGCGCAAGGCATTAAAGGTCTCGACCCAATCAGTAACGGTCAGCTAACCCGCGATGAGCTGGAAAGGTGTCAGCAAGACCCAGAATCGCGCCTGAAACTCTCAGAAAGTAGAAGTAATCTCCCCGAACCAAAACAGAAAAAAGGCACGAAATACACCCCTCTATCAAAAAGACAAGAGCGCCCAGACGCCATTTACTGGCTCGTGCGCAATCACCCAGAACTGAATGATGCCCAAATCAGCCGGTTAATTGGCACAACTAAACCGACAATTCAGTCTATCCGTAACCGTGATCACTGGAACATGGGGAGTCTTAAGCCTGTAGACCCGGTTACATTGGGCTTGTGCAAACAAATTGACTTGGATACAGAAGTTGAAAAAGCTGCCAAGCGTGTCGCACGTCAACAGAAAAAATTGAGCAAAACAGCTGCATCGGATGTCACGCTTATGCCAGCAGATGCAATACTGGAACCCGAAATACCGACATATGAAGAGGATATGCCCCTACCAAGTGCAGAACCTTCCGATGTCTTCGGTCAAAGTCAGACATCTGACAGCCAGCCCGAAGAGGAAGAAGCTCCGAGCGCAGAAACTGTTTTCGGCAATTTCGGCACCTCAACGGATGAAGAAAACTAGACTTTTAGTCGTTCAATTTCTTCTTTGATGCGGAGTTTCTTAAGTTTCAAGTCACTTAGTATCATCTGATCCGGATTTGGCCGATTTGTTTCGTTTTTGATTTTACTTTCCAATTCTGCATGACGTTCATGTAGTTTTGAAAAACGTGCTTCACTCGTCATTTACAAACATCCTATTCACGTGAACAGACTGCCAGAGACGCTCCCACTTGTCGAGACGGGCTGTGGATAAACCATGCATTCGCAGGACAGGTGAGAAAAACTTGCCAAAAAGTAAATTATACTGTTAATTCCGTCTTTCTTCTGGAACCGGAGATAAATTATGTCGCAAGCACTTGTTTCAATCATTATGGGCAGTCAGTCTGATTGGCCAACAATGTCACATGCTGCCGAAACTTTAGAAGCTCTCGGCATCCCCTATGAAAGCAAGATTGTATCGGCGCATAGAACACCACAAAGACTTTATGACTTCGCGCATCAGGCAAAAGACAGGGGTATCCAAGTCATTATCGCGGGTGCCGGTGGGGCTGCACATTTACCAGGTATGACCGCGGCAATGACACCTCTCCCCGTTTTTGGTGTTCCTGTTGAAAGCAAAGCTCTTAGCGGACAAGATTCTCTTTATTCAATTGTTCAAATGCCTGCAGGTATTCCCGTCGGCACACTTGCTATCGGCAAGCCTGGGGCAATTAACGCCGCTTTACTAGCTGCCTCTGTCTTGTCGTTATCAGATGAGACAATCTCCAACAAACTCGATGCGTGGCGCCAAGAACGCACAGATATGGTTGCCCTAGAACCTTCAGACGAGAAATGACAAAACAAGTCTCCCCCCTTCGCTCTGGCAGTATTATAGGCATTTTAGGAACTGGACAGCTTGGTCGCATGCTTAGTCTCGCAGGTGCGCAATTAGGGTTTAAGACACATATTTATGGCCCAGAAGAAAACGCCCCTGCCTCTGAAGTCTCATGGCGAACAACAACCGCTGATTATAGAGATGAAACAGCTCTCACACATTTCGCTGAATCCGTGGAAGTGGTGACCTATGAGTTTGAAAATGTACCCCAGGAAACAGCAAACTTTTTATCTCAATTTGTGCCCGTCCGCCCACCGGTTCGCGCCTTGGACATCGCTCAGGATCGCCTGACCGAAAAAAACTTCCTTAAAGAGTGCGGACTTTCAGTGGCCGGCTTTCAGAACATCGAAACTTATGAAGACCTTCAAGAAGTACATGCGCGGTTTGACGGTCAAGGCATTATTAAAACCCGTCGGTTTGGATATGATGGCAAAGGCCAGTGGCGAATGACGCCTGAGACAGATTTAAAGGCCTTGCTGAACGAAATTGACAACCGTCCAGCTATCTGTGAGGCATTTATTCCATTTGATGGCGAGGTTTCGGTTGTGGCGGCTCGCAGCACATCAGGACAGATAGCGACGTTTGATATGGCAGAAAATATCCATGAAAACCATATCCTCCGTCACAGCTTTGTCCCAACTGGGCTAGCAGATAGTTTGAAACAACAGGCTGCAGATATGGCGCGTCTCCTCTTGACGGAACTCGACTATGTCGGCGTGCTGACATTAGAAATTTTTGTTTGTCAGGATAAATTACTGATTAATGAGATTGCGCCAAGAGTGCATAATTCCGGTCACTGGACGATTGATGCCTGTGCAACCGATCAGTTTGAGCAGCATATGCGTGCCGTAGCTGGGTGGCCTCTTGGCTCACCCAACCGCCAATATGATGCCGTTATGACCAACTTGCTAGGCACAGAAATTAACCACATTGACTCTCTGGCAGAAGACGAAATGACAAAAATTCACTTTTACGGGAAACATGAAGCTAAAGCTGGCCGCAAAATGGGGCATGTCTCCAGGCTATTCAAAGTTGGGCATAGGCCAGATCGTGAAGGGTATAAATTATTCTAGCGGTAACGGAATTTAGCCAGCGTCTCTAAAGGATTCCCAAGCTTTTCTTGAAGTTCTCTAAACTTAGCTTTTCCTTTTTCAATCTGCATCACATTATCAATCCGGCGATCAAGAAACGCCCAGCTATCTTGGGCATCAGTGCTGTCGTCATTTAACCAGAACAATCGCGTCGCACTATAGACAGCCGCAAGTGTTGCACGCTTCGTATAAAAATTAAAATCTGTGCTTTTATCACCGGTTGAACGCCACATAACATCTACCGTATGCGCGAGACATGCACTGGCATCTTTCGTATTTCCTGGTAATGCGAGCATATTAAAAGCACGGCGGGCAATTTCTTTATGATCGGCGTCAACCTCTAATCTGATCTGAACTGCAGTTTTGATTCGTTCACGGATTTTCATACTTTCAATATCAAGTGACGCCAGTTTAGTCTGCATTTGGTCAACACCATGGCGCACAAAATAAATTGCCAGATCTATCCCCCCACGTGGGAATGCAAGTGCCAATTCAGCAGGTTCAATACGTGCTGTTTGCGCGGCTTTATTGACCACAGCATCTGTAAAGCCTTCAAAAGCAATGTCAGCCAATGCTGCTTGCAAAATATCTGCTTTAACCGTTTCTAATATCTTATGATGATCCATAAGCTATATATGGCCTTTACCATGCGTCCCGACAAGATGAAATTAACCCTGCCCGCTAAAACAAAATACGATTTCTTGTTTTTTACACCTGAGACTAGACAGGTGATGCGTTATTTGCTATCCACACCCATCATATTCAAACACTTGAAATGGGGTGAAATAGGTGCAGGTATCTGTCCGAGACAATAACGTAGATCAGGCTTACAAGGTTCTTAAGAAGAAACTTCAGCGTGAAGGTGTATTCCGTGAAATGAAATTACGGGATCATTATGAAAAACCCTCGGAAAAAAAGGCACGCGAAAAGGCTGAGTCAATCCGCCGTGTTCGCAAACTGGCACGTAAAGCCGCTCAGCGCGAAGGTGTAGTTACTGGTCGACGCAAGCGCTAACCGCCTTATCATCCAAAACAAAAAAACCCGCTCCAAAGAGCGGGTTTTTCTTATTGGTGATTAACTGATTACATCGCTTTTACGATGTTCTCGACCATTTTCTTGGCATCAGCAAATAGCATCATTGTATTGTCTCTGAAGAATAATTCATTCTCAACACCGGCATAACCCGATCCCATACCACGCTTAATGAACAAGACAGTTCCGGCTCTTTCGACTTCCAGAATTGGCATACCAAAAATTGGACTTTGCGGGTCAGTTTTAGCCGCAGGGTTAGTCACATCATTGGCACCAATAACAAAAGCGACATCCGCTTGAGCAAATTCACTATTGATATCCTCAAGCTCATAAACTTCGTCATACGGCACATTGGCTTCCGCCAACAGCACATTCATATGACCTGGCATTCTGCCTGCAACAGGGTGAATGGCATACGTTACCTTTACACCCTCAGCTTTCAAAGCATCTGCCATTTCACGAAGCGCATGTTGGGCTTGCGCAACCGCCATACCATAGCCGGGAACAATAATCACCGAACTCGCATTTTTCATGATAAAGGCAGCATCATCCGCGCTACCTTGCTTAACTGGGCGTTGTTCTACCTGTCCACCAGATTC
It contains:
- a CDS encoding DUF1013 domain-containing protein: MSFPLMPKATAVWLIDNTALSFDQIADFCGLHALEVKGIADGDVAQGIKGLDPISNGQLTRDELERCQQDPESRLKLSESRSNLPEPKQKKGTKYTPLSKRQERPDAIYWLVRNHPELNDAQISRLIGTTKPTIQSIRNRDHWNMGSLKPVDPVTLGLCKQIDLDTEVEKAAKRVARQQKKLSKTAASDVTLMPADAILEPEIPTYEEDMPLPSAEPSDVFGQSQTSDSQPEEEEAPSAETVFGNFGTSTDEEN
- a CDS encoding COQ9 family protein, which produces MDHHKILETVKADILQAALADIAFEGFTDAVVNKAAQTARIEPAELALAFPRGGIDLAIYFVRHGVDQMQTKLASLDIESMKIRERIKTAVQIRLEVDADHKEIARRAFNMLALPGNTKDASACLAHTVDVMWRSTGDKSTDFNFYTKRATLAAVYSATRLFWLNDDSTDAQDSWAFLDRRIDNVMQIEKGKAKFRELQEKLGNPLETLAKFRYR
- the rpsU gene encoding 30S ribosomal protein S21, which produces MQVSVRDNNVDQAYKVLKKKLQREGVFREMKLRDHYEKPSEKKAREKAESIRRVRKLARKAAQREGVVTGRRKR
- the purE gene encoding 5-(carboxyamino)imidazole ribonucleotide mutase, whose product is MSQALVSIIMGSQSDWPTMSHAAETLEALGIPYESKIVSAHRTPQRLYDFAHQAKDRGIQVIIAGAGGAAHLPGMTAAMTPLPVFGVPVESKALSGQDSLYSIVQMPAGIPVGTLAIGKPGAINAALLAASVLSLSDETISNKLDAWRQERTDMVALEPSDEK
- a CDS encoding YdcH family protein translates to MTSEARFSKLHERHAELESKIKNETNRPNPDQMILSDLKLKKLRIKEEIERLKV
- a CDS encoding ATP-binding protein produces the protein MRIIARLAETAKNKDHLGYLDAVAVQKKSPDIGFEPATPENIPKEGEVFVRTGWSDIKSQFSRQELFLVEVTEVGWEGKCEYQTINNSWTPLSNSSGISNVIRVPEIIDFTDVVSIDSNFKPLGLVFLISLDEEKNELLQGPFQSLNSTFDINKQKWSSTLTRPTVRTPEFSNLDDYSIYETEIGLLPNYCLTETKLGNHFIGHEILESLKAIDAPQKNIMSINQAVKLINDTLNPRDRLGRRGKKDFISQIESSTKLPDFTKEKLKEVLEVAALSEDKLIERIGEALLDSDIPSIVTRSKLDEQGEITFENSSELLDEIQTLKAEMDTKNQKINNLERELNQQTTVVEALTIEVERKNEDTSAKRILELEAQISSIEELEDIQQQVVKLEDQKNNFEEEVLTLEQQREGLEEAVASLKSRLTSSVSEFRTKVLDVIPFFEILNTVNTSQGQVNWKRPKWENLVSPEDPVNEIANRIKKQNFYVEVPEYAKAVSAILLSNRFVSFYSPPGSGKTALARIISRAISGNHRVDHFVPVGRGWSNPQDFIGYKNPFTNSFDFSSDFWRLLTLENDKDEPVKTVVFDEATLSPLEHYLSDFLSFECLPAGEHRKIHVQGVTFNIPSTTRFIFTFNFDVSTEEVTERFIDRTPIIPRSLIDTAPQGEIKFDDTFVGFSADFLNDYILEVNEKTNNTNQMRDEFEDEIELWQTLPRLSLSTRKQKQINLFFQLMENEDDSEYIKDFAASTFLLPLVRGYGQAYGEALSEIISKTSLRRTKMRLQDVADNGQSSASYRYI
- a CDS encoding 5-(carboxyamino)imidazole ribonucleotide synthase encodes the protein MTKQVSPLRSGSIIGILGTGQLGRMLSLAGAQLGFKTHIYGPEENAPASEVSWRTTTADYRDETALTHFAESVEVVTYEFENVPQETANFLSQFVPVRPPVRALDIAQDRLTEKNFLKECGLSVAGFQNIETYEDLQEVHARFDGQGIIKTRRFGYDGKGQWRMTPETDLKALLNEIDNRPAICEAFIPFDGEVSVVAARSTSGQIATFDMAENIHENHILRHSFVPTGLADSLKQQAADMARLLLTELDYVGVLTLEIFVCQDKLLINEIAPRVHNSGHWTIDACATDQFEQHMRAVAGWPLGSPNRQYDAVMTNLLGTEINHIDSLAEDEMTKIHFYGKHEAKAGRKMGHVSRLFKVGHRPDREGYKLF